A window of the Arenibacter algicola genome harbors these coding sequences:
- the glyA gene encoding serine hydroxymethyltransferase, which produces MQRDNQIFELIEAEKERQIDGIELIASENFTSPQVMEAAGSVLTNKYAEGYPGKRYYGGCEVVDEIEQLAIDRAKQLFGAAYANVQPHSGSQANASVYHACLQPGDTILGFDLSHGGHLTHGSPVNFSGRLYNPVFYGVDEETGVLNYDKIQAITTKEQPKLIIAGASAYSRDMDFKRFREIADSVGAILLADISHPAGLIAKGILNDPIPHCHIVTTTTHKTLRGPRGGLILMGEDFDNPFGVKLKNGSLRKMSALLDLAVFPGNQGGPLEHIIAAKAIAFGEALTDEFLHYMLQVKKNAAAMASAFMDKGYNIISGGTDNHMMLIDLRNKNITGKDAENALVKADITANKNMVPFDDKSPFVTSGIRFGTAAITTRGLKEDQMKVIVEFIDQVIMNPEDEKIIDDVREKVNALMHSRELFNA; this is translated from the coding sequence ATGCAACGCGACAATCAAATTTTTGAACTAATTGAGGCGGAAAAGGAACGCCAAATAGATGGAATTGAACTAATTGCTTCCGAAAATTTCACCAGTCCCCAAGTAATGGAGGCTGCCGGATCCGTATTGACCAATAAATATGCAGAAGGTTATCCAGGCAAGCGCTATTATGGAGGTTGTGAAGTAGTGGATGAAATAGAGCAATTGGCCATAGATAGGGCCAAGCAATTATTTGGTGCCGCGTATGCCAATGTTCAGCCGCACTCTGGGTCTCAAGCCAATGCCTCTGTATATCATGCTTGTCTACAGCCAGGCGATACCATTCTTGGATTTGATCTATCGCATGGTGGTCATTTGACCCATGGTTCGCCCGTAAATTTTTCCGGAAGATTATACAATCCTGTGTTTTATGGGGTTGATGAGGAGACTGGCGTACTCAACTACGACAAAATTCAGGCCATAACCACCAAAGAACAGCCTAAGCTTATTATTGCAGGGGCTTCTGCCTATTCCAGAGATATGGATTTTAAAAGATTCAGGGAAATTGCAGACAGTGTAGGAGCTATACTTTTGGCCGATATATCCCATCCTGCCGGACTTATTGCCAAAGGCATTCTTAACGATCCAATTCCGCATTGTCATATTGTAACCACAACGACCCATAAAACCTTGCGTGGGCCAAGAGGTGGCCTTATTTTAATGGGTGAAGATTTTGACAATCCTTTTGGGGTGAAGTTGAAGAACGGTTCTTTAAGAAAAATGTCCGCTTTGTTGGATTTGGCAGTGTTTCCAGGTAATCAAGGTGGTCCTTTGGAGCACATTATTGCTGCAAAGGCAATTGCTTTTGGTGAGGCCTTGACCGATGAATTCTTGCACTATATGCTTCAAGTGAAGAAAAATGCTGCGGCAATGGCAAGCGCTTTTATGGACAAAGGGTATAATATTATTTCTGGTGGTACCGATAACCATATGATGTTGATTGATCTTAGAAACAAGAATATCACTGGAAAAGATGCTGAAAATGCCTTGGTAAAAGCAGATATCACTGCTAATAAGAATATGGTTCCCTTTGATGATAAATCTCCTTTTGTAACCAGTGGTATACGTTTTGGTACGGCCGCAATTACCACAAGAGGTTTAAAAGAAGACCAAATGAAGGTAATTGTAGAGTTTATTGATCAGGTTATAATGAATCCTGAAGATGAGAAGATTATTGATGATGTAAGGGAAAAAGTTAATGCCCTAATGCATTCCAGAGAGTTGTTCAACGCTTAA
- the fahA gene encoding fumarylacetoacetase → MPLKTNLPEKKTWLPVPDNSDFPIQNIPFGVFLTRDDIITIGSRIGDYAIDLGALHQLGYFKDIPLTDDIFLQDTLNDFISDGKKTWRLVRNRISEIFDINNNDLKNNEEHKNIVLFTMDEIEMQLPVQIGDYTDFYSSKEHATNVGKMFRDPANALLPNWLHIPVGYHGRSSSIVPSGTSVRRPMGQTLPAGEEQPVFGPSKLVDFELEMAFITTDANVLGEPIPVEEAENYIFGMVLFNDWSARDIQKWEYVPLGPFLAKNFASSISPWIVTLDALEPFRVASPEQTPTPLPYLQQTGKKGFDINLEVSIKPEGGKATTVTRSNFKYMYWTMAQQLAHHTINGCKVNSGDMMGSGTISGPTPDTYGSMLELTWRGEKPLTLEDGSSRKFIEDYDTVTITGYCKKDNVRIGFGEVTTKLLPVFQQKKK, encoded by the coding sequence ATGCCGTTAAAAACTAATCTTCCAGAAAAAAAAACATGGTTACCAGTACCAGACAATTCTGATTTCCCCATTCAGAATATTCCTTTTGGAGTTTTCCTGACCAGGGATGATATTATCACCATAGGCTCAAGAATTGGTGATTACGCAATAGATTTAGGGGCATTGCATCAATTGGGATATTTTAAGGACATCCCGTTGACCGATGATATTTTTTTACAGGACACCCTTAACGATTTTATCTCCGACGGTAAAAAGACCTGGCGTTTGGTCCGGAACAGGATCAGTGAAATATTCGACATCAACAACAACGATTTGAAGAACAACGAAGAACATAAAAATATTGTTCTTTTTACCATGGACGAAATAGAAATGCAGCTTCCGGTGCAAATTGGGGATTATACCGATTTTTATTCCAGTAAGGAGCATGCGACCAATGTAGGCAAAATGTTCAGGGATCCGGCAAATGCCCTTTTGCCCAATTGGCTGCACATACCGGTTGGGTATCACGGCAGAAGCTCCTCTATAGTACCCAGTGGCACTTCTGTTAGAAGACCCATGGGACAGACCCTTCCTGCGGGAGAGGAACAACCTGTTTTTGGTCCGTCCAAATTGGTGGATTTTGAATTGGAAATGGCGTTTATTACCACGGACGCCAATGTTTTGGGAGAACCAATTCCTGTTGAGGAAGCAGAGAATTATATATTTGGAATGGTACTTTTTAACGATTGGAGCGCCAGGGATATACAAAAATGGGAATACGTGCCTTTAGGTCCGTTTCTGGCCAAAAATTTTGCATCCTCCATTTCACCTTGGATAGTTACTTTGGATGCCTTGGAGCCTTTTAGGGTGGCAAGTCCGGAACAGACCCCTACACCCCTGCCCTATTTACAACAAACAGGAAAAAAAGGTTTCGATATAAATTTAGAAGTTTCCATAAAACCAGAAGGGGGTAAAGCAACTACTGTTACCCGATCCAATTTTAAATATATGTATTGGACAATGGCCCAACAACTAGCCCACCATACCATAAATGGCTGCAAAGTAAATAGTGGTGACATGATGGGTAGCGGGACTATTTCTGGCCCTACCCCTGATACTTACGGCTCCATGTTGGAACTTACTTGGCGTGGGGAAAAACCCCTTACCTTGGAAGACGGATCTAGCAGAAAGTTCATTGAGGATTACGATACAGTGACTATAACCGGGTATTGCAAAAAAGATAATGTCCGTATTGGTTTTGGGGAAGTTACTACCAAATTATTGCCCGTTTTTCAACAGAAAAAGAAATAA